One Setaria italica strain Yugu1 chromosome II, Setaria_italica_v2.0, whole genome shotgun sequence DNA segment encodes these proteins:
- the LOC101759960 gene encoding uncharacterized protein LOC101759960 has translation MNCFLMSFHSIVSHDVDGETESSDDELLKLILEVLEEDEHERQFTEDLLMFGMYNDTYFHKTKKRKTIETGHDWVMRNLADAGKCYNMFRMSRPLFDRLHDLLVELYGLKSTSKSTSVEVLGMFLWMVGAPQSVKQAEKRLERSLDTVHRNFDKVLKCVVKLAADIIRPVDPEFRTMHRRLQNPRFFLHFNNCIGALDGTHIPVVMPNDKVVQHLCRKGFTTQNVLVVCDFDMRFTFVLAG, from the coding sequence ATGAACTGTTTTCTTATGAGTTTTCACTCAATTGTGTCTCATGATGTGGATGGGGAGACTGAATCAAGTGATGATGAACTTTTGAAGCTCATACTTGAGGTACTTGAGGAGGATGAGCATGAAAGACAGTTCACGGAGGATCTACTAATGTTTGGTATGTACAATGACACTTACTTCCACAAAACTAAGAAGAGAAAGACCATTGAAACCGGTCATGATTGGGTTATGAGAAATCTAGCAGATGCTGGCAAATGCTATAACATGTTTAGAATGAGTAGACCATTGTTTGATCGACTGCATGATCTGTTGGTGGAATTATATGGCCTGAAGTCCACATCAAAGAGTACTTCAGTAGAGGTCTTAGGAATGTTCCTTTGGATGGTTGGTGCACCTCAGTCAGTCAAGCAAGCCGAGAAACGATTAGAGAGGTCACTAGATACAGTTCACCGCAACTTTGACAAAGTTTTGAAATGTGTTGTAAAGCTAGCAGCTGACATAATTAGGCCAGTGGACCCTGAATTTAGAACAATGCACCGTAGGTTGCAGAATCCTAGGTTCTTTCTACACTTCAACAATTGTATAGGAGCATTAGATGGTACTCATATACCAGTTGTCATGCCAAATGATAAGGTGGTTCAACATCTATGTCGGAAGGGCTTCACTACACAGaatgtgcttgttgtttgtgaCTTTGACATGAGGTTCACATTTGTTCTTGCGGGCTGA